Genomic segment of Hymenobacter aquaticus:
GTTTTTTAAATCCCAAAAAGCTTATCACCCTGAGAAAGAGACAAAACTTTGTAGTCTTCAGGGTTTAAGTCAGGAGGAAGTTTATCCCTCAAGACAGGAACAATGAACTGTATGTTAGATTTACTCACTACATCCGCAATCAGAGTAAGTTGATTGTCATGTATATTTTCTATCTGGTCATGTAAAATGAAATGCGCACAAGGGATTTCGTGCTCGTCACAAAATTGAATGTATGCTATGTCAAATGCAGCAATCTGTCCCTTCTTTTTTCCAGTTCCAAGCCCACCCACTGATCCTATTTTAAGCTCATAGGCTCTTTCTGTTTTGTTTTGACTTAAAATGAATTGCTCGCCGTAAAGTTTTTCTGATACTTTTGAGAAGAATTTGTTAAATTCAATTATGCTTTTTTCTAAATCTATTTCGAAAGATGCAATTCCATTATTTATATTTGTCAAGCTTTTTTCTATCTCCTCGAGTTTTTCCGTTGATTCATTCCATTGTCTTAATTGCTCTTCGTATTTTCCTTTTTGCTCATACTTTCTGTTTAACGATTGAATGATGTTCTCTAGCTCTTCAATTGCGCCTAGTTTAATAAGCTTTTGAGAAATATTTCTTTCGTCGTTTACATGTGATTGTAAAAGTTCATTAGCTGTTACGATGTCCTGTTCAAGTTTGGGAATTTCAGAGCTTATATATTTTACTTTTTCGTTAAGCATCTTGTTGTGAAATTCTAGCATATCTTCAAACGTGGCTTGCATTTTAGGAATGAATGCGTTAGCCGTCTTATACAATTCTTGAAGCTGTTTGATATTAATGTCTGCGTATTCTTTCTCGATTTCATCTTTTGCCTCAAGGATTATTTCTCTCCTTAAGTTGAGTCTGCCTAATTCTGTTGACAATCTATTTATGTCAGATTTTAATGCGTTTAAAGTGTTAAGGTCGTTTTGATAGTCTTCATTAATACTGAAGTTTGTTTTTAGAGTATTTAACTCATCTATATCTCTATTAATTACAGATAGGGCCTGTATAATCTGTGAGTGGGATGTTTCTTTGCGTAGTTTCTTTAGTATAGCCTCTTCAGTTGTTTTCTGGTGTTGAAGCTTCTGTTTTTTGTTGGCCGTGTTCGTGTCAATACCAAGCCAGAAAAGGTATAGGGCCTCATATTCCTCTGATTTAGTAGTCACATGTAGTACTTTTACAGTATTATCAAGTCGGCTTTTCTCATAACGAATATTTTTAGCAATTATCTGCCGAAAAGTTGGTTTTTCAGAACCGGAATGAAATATAAGTGCCTTGAGTTTTTCTAAAAAATCTTTGTCGCTATAAATATCTCCATTGATTTCTTGTATTTTTTCTGAGCGTTTTAAGAAATTTTTCTTGACTGTTATTTCCTGACTGTCATGTTTGGCTAAGTCCTGCTTTAGAACTAAGGTAATCATGATATTATTTTCTTTCAAATATGTCTCTATTTCAACATTGCTTTTTTCTTTAAATTCTGAATCGTTGTAAATGTTCTTTCCGTCTCCGCCAAGGCAGAAGTCAATTAGTTTTAAAACGGTTGTCTTGCCAACATTATTTCCAGACTGCTGTAAGGCATCAGTTGGTGTTTCATCTATAATAAGGTTAAGCCCTTTGTGAAAAAGGATTTCCCTTACTACTTTGGCATCGTTTTCTATTTTGAGTGTCTTTAAAAACATTTTTTTATTGAGCCAGATGACGTTAGTTTGATTAAGCCCAAAAGGAATAACCAGTCCAGTGTGAAGACAAATGATTGTAATGATATTTCAAAATCGTTTTTAGATTTTGTAAATAAATCAAAAAAATCGACCTCATTATCATTTGTATCTCTTAGTATATTAAGAATAAATGCTCCATAAAAATAAAGGCTATTCTTAGGATTTGTGTCTTTGGGAAGGAGCATGTCATGAGGGTTCTTCGAGTATTTTACATCTCATAAAGGCATCAATCATAATTACCAATAATGAAACGTTTATTATTTCAAAAGGTTCAGTTATATTTGAACTTTTGCTTATTTCATTTAGTAATCTTTTTTCTACTTCGGAAAAAATATTATCGGCGTTTAATTGAATTACCTCTAATTCATTTATTTCAGGATTTGCATTAGTAAAGTCTCCCTTTACTTTTAAATAGTGTTGTTTTATATTGGCTAAGGTAAAATATGTCATACTTGTGTTTTGTTGATCATGCTCTTTGTATATTGCTGAAAGCTTGCCAACGAATAAGCCATATTCATCTATTATTGGTTTGTATTTTTTTACATGGTTATACTTTATTTTATTTGCTATATCAAAGGGTTCGTTTTCTTGCGTGGCAGGATTGTTGTCTGCAAGCCTTTTTCCAAGTATGTTGATTAGCTTAGAAAGATTGCTGGTGATATTTCTGCTTTCCTTAAGGATGTTGATATCACCTAATGCCGCATAATTATCCCCAAGCCCTGTGTTAGTTTGATTAATCATTTTCCGACATTAATATCTCTCCCTGAAGCATAGTTACTTCCAGAACCGGAACTGGTCTGTTGATTCGCTCGTGCGTTTTGCCCAACAGTTTGAGTAGATGTGTTAATCTTTTTCTTTAAATCGTTGTTTTTCAATAATTGCAGAATATTTACAACTAAAGATATAACGGCAATAGCCCAACCGGAGTACTTCAGAAATTCTTCGCTCATTGTCTGGTTTGTATTATGGTGTCTTGTTCAAAGATATTAAAAGTTAGCCATGAGCCTGATAAATCTATTGGCGGGTTTACCTTGTCTAATGCTCTTCTGGCTTGAGTAGCAGACAACTAATCTGTGCTTCTCCTAAAAGAGCCGCTCCCCCAACAAGCCCTAAGCGCCCTCCCCCACAGTCGCTCGGCTATGCCGAGTGACGCCTATGCTCCCGCAGCTATGCTGCGCGGGGCTGCGGGCGTTGAGGCAGCTCCTAAGCGGATTCGCGGCATAGCCGCTCAGGCATAGTCCTCACTCGGCATAGCCGAGCGAGTGCCGCTAGGCTATTCCAAACGATCCTACACTCAGAGTGACACAATCGAAAAAAAAATATCGATTGTGTCACTCAATCAACAGACCGCTTACATTAGGTGCCAGGCGGCGGGGCAGGGGCTATTCTGCACGCGGCCAATCAGATGCTGCGTACTCCTACTTCCTTTTCCGAAGGCACCACAGTGGAGGTGCGGCGGCACTTTGCCCTTAGTCAGGTGGAGCTGGGGCGGTGGCTGGGGGTGAGTGTTACCCAGGTGCGGGCCGTGGAAGCTGGGCGGCGCAACTTCTCGCCCTTGGCCGAAACCCGGCTGCGGCGGCTCTCCGACCTGTTGCCCCCGCGCGGACCGG
This window contains:
- a CDS encoding DUF2326 domain-containing protein, whose protein sequence is MFLKTLKIENDAKVVREILFHKGLNLIIDETPTDALQQSGNNVGKTTVLKLIDFCLGGDGKNIYNDSEFKEKSNVEIETYLKENNIMITLVLKQDLAKHDSQEITVKKNFLKRSEKIQEINGDIYSDKDFLEKLKALIFHSGSEKPTFRQIIAKNIRYEKSRLDNTVKVLHVTTKSEEYEALYLFWLGIDTNTANKKQKLQHQKTTEEAILKKLRKETSHSQIIQALSVINRDIDELNTLKTNFSINEDYQNDLNTLNALKSDINRLSTELGRLNLRREIILEAKDEIEKEYADINIKQLQELYKTANAFIPKMQATFEDMLEFHNKMLNEKVKYISSEIPKLEQDIVTANELLQSHVNDERNISQKLIKLGAIEELENIIQSLNRKYEQKGKYEEQLRQWNESTEKLEEIEKSLTNINNGIASFEIDLEKSIIEFNKFFSKVSEKLYGEQFILSQNKTERAYELKIGSVGGLGTGKKKGQIAAFDIAYIQFCDEHEIPCAHFILHDQIENIHDNQLTLIADVVSKSNIQFIVPVLRDKLPPDLNPEDYKVLSLSQGDKLFGI
- a CDS encoding ABC-three component system middle component 6; this encodes MLLPKDTNPKNSLYFYGAFILNILRDTNDNEVDFFDLFTKSKNDFEISLQSFVFTLDWLFLLGLIKLTSSGSIKKCF
- a CDS encoding ABC-three component system protein, yielding MINQTNTGLGDNYAALGDINILKESRNITSNLSKLINILGKRLADNNPATQENEPFDIANKIKYNHVKKYKPIIDEYGLFVGKLSAIYKEHDQQNTSMTYFTLANIKQHYLKVKGDFTNANPEINELEVIQLNADNIFSEVEKRLLNEISKSSNITEPFEIINVSLLVIMIDAFMRCKILEEPS